The Variovorax paradoxus B4 genome includes a region encoding these proteins:
- a CDS encoding Ig-like domain-containing protein produces the protein MKKNPWAMGAVAAAVAAAMVACGGGGSGGGGFAGGLPAGAGTPAGGTGSPTGTTPVATNDSASGQAGASVTISVLDNDQDADGNLDRNSVRFVQPPAGATLSGDGRSLQVPSEGSWQVGSEGAVVFTPASGFTGSPTVVSYTVSDATGLTSAAATITITVTVTSATSSAACFNEGFFRTGTTLDFELTVSGDGATPPRRLVSTVTGPKEFNGAATMETKVDFYGDDGSYGGTNMGYNAFVDGFVVSYGMTGGNVRQTINPPRRQPVAMEPGQTFDFTYTARNEYADRVEEGTTTTSYTYVGRETLQSAVGTFEACKFTTHQVDTPITSSPTTHTFDKVSWVAAEGPYRGHELRTEVVGQYPNALTIRQVLQTTKISVFDIK, from the coding sequence ATGAAGAAGAATCCATGGGCAATGGGTGCGGTGGCCGCGGCCGTCGCAGCGGCAATGGTGGCATGCGGAGGAGGCGGCTCGGGCGGCGGCGGCTTTGCAGGCGGGCTCCCTGCAGGCGCAGGCACCCCCGCTGGCGGCACAGGCAGCCCTACCGGCACCACCCCAGTGGCAACCAATGACAGCGCCAGCGGCCAGGCCGGTGCCAGCGTCACCATCAGCGTGCTCGACAACGACCAGGATGCCGACGGCAACCTCGATCGCAATTCGGTGCGCTTCGTGCAGCCACCGGCCGGCGCCACCTTGTCCGGCGATGGACGCAGCCTGCAGGTGCCCAGCGAGGGAAGCTGGCAGGTCGGCAGCGAGGGGGCGGTGGTCTTCACTCCCGCGAGCGGCTTCACCGGCAGCCCGACGGTGGTCAGCTACACCGTGTCCGATGCCACCGGGCTCACGTCCGCGGCCGCGACGATCACGATCACCGTCACAGTGACATCAGCCACCAGTTCGGCGGCCTGCTTCAACGAGGGGTTCTTCCGGACGGGAACGACCTTGGATTTCGAACTCACCGTCAGCGGGGATGGCGCTACGCCGCCTCGGCGCCTCGTGAGCACCGTCACGGGACCCAAGGAGTTCAATGGCGCGGCGACCATGGAAACGAAAGTGGATTTCTACGGAGACGACGGCAGCTACGGAGGAACCAACATGGGCTACAACGCCTTTGTGGACGGTTTCGTGGTGAGCTACGGCATGACCGGAGGCAACGTCCGCCAGACGATCAACCCGCCGCGTCGGCAACCGGTCGCCATGGAGCCCGGACAGACCTTCGATTTCACGTACACGGCCAGGAACGAATACGCCGACCGCGTCGAAGAAGGTACGACGACGACGTCCTACACCTACGTGGGCCGCGAGACCCTCCAGAGCGCTGTGGGAACCTTCGAGGCCTGCAAGTTCACCACCCATCAAGTGGACACTCCCATCACCTCCTCGCCCACGACACATACCTTCGACAAGGTCAGCTGGGTTGCTGCCGAGGGACCGTATCGGGGACATGAGCTGCGCACGGAGGTTGTGGGGCAGTACCCGAACGCGCTCACGATCCGCCAGGTGCTGCAAACCACCAAGATCAGCGTTTTCGACATCAAGTGA
- a CDS encoding CsgG/HfaB family protein, which yields MKKSTGKPRQQRALSRPAMATAAAATLLALAGCQNMPALDMQMGSQSAKTVATGSAAGSATSGESSALERCDSPLGTVSLIENVNAGWYTVLTGEYKLPPTANLLRLLVQQSNCFVVVERGASGMNAMTRERALMQSGEMRGGSNFGRGQMVASDYGLSPEIVFSNNDAGGLGGTIGGLIGGGRGRAIANLGASLQTKEAAALLTLIDNRSGVQVAASEGSASKTDFAGFGDLSGLRGGGNVGGYTRTPQGKLIAAAFMDAFNQMVRSLRSYKAQTVRGQGLGGGGRLGVDGGAAPSQTSAQPASNRRRR from the coding sequence ATGAAGAAGTCCACAGGCAAGCCACGCCAGCAGCGCGCGCTTTCAAGGCCGGCCATGGCCACGGCAGCAGCGGCAACGCTGCTGGCTCTTGCCGGTTGCCAGAACATGCCCGCGCTCGACATGCAGATGGGCAGCCAGTCGGCCAAGACAGTTGCCACAGGCAGCGCCGCGGGCTCGGCCACCTCCGGTGAGAGCAGCGCGCTCGAGCGCTGCGATTCGCCGCTGGGCACCGTCTCGCTGATCGAGAACGTCAATGCCGGCTGGTACACCGTGCTCACCGGCGAATACAAGCTGCCGCCCACGGCCAACCTGCTGCGCCTCTTGGTGCAGCAGTCGAACTGCTTCGTGGTGGTAGAGCGCGGCGCCTCGGGCATGAACGCCATGACGCGCGAGCGCGCGCTCATGCAGTCGGGCGAAATGCGCGGCGGCAGCAACTTCGGCCGCGGCCAGATGGTGGCTTCCGACTACGGCCTCTCGCCCGAGATCGTCTTCAGCAACAACGACGCGGGCGGGCTCGGCGGCACCATTGGCGGGCTGATCGGCGGTGGCCGGGGCCGCGCCATCGCGAACCTTGGCGCCAGCCTCCAGACCAAGGAAGCCGCGGCCCTGCTGACGCTCATCGACAACCGCTCGGGCGTGCAGGTCGCGGCTTCGGAAGGCAGCGCCTCCAAGACCGACTTCGCGGGCTTCGGCGACCTGAGCGGCTTGCGCGGCGGCGGCAACGTCGGCGGTTACACGCGCACGCCGCAGGGCAAGCTGATCGCGGCGGCCTTCATGGACGCATTCAACCAGATGGTGCGCTCGCTGCGCAGCTACAAGGCGCAGACGGTGCGCGGCCAGGGCCTGGGCGGCGGCGGCCGGCTTGGCGTGGATGGCGGTGCGGCGCCTTCGCAGACTTCGGCACAGCCTGCGTCAAATCGCAGAAGAAGGTAA
- a CDS encoding RidA family protein: MDRISRVGPPVVRAGQVQPLSAAVVAEGPLVFVSGQVPMRNGQPAAPDIAGQTHAAIDMIEEILARAGCRLEDVVKTTAWLVDGSDYPLFNAAYGERFRPDRAPARSTVLAGLIAPVRVEIEAVAIVRTVPSRQAQGYLPSSAI; this comes from the coding sequence ATGGACCGCATTTCACGCGTGGGACCGCCGGTGGTGCGTGCCGGTCAGGTGCAGCCCCTCTCGGCGGCGGTGGTCGCCGAGGGGCCCCTGGTGTTCGTTTCGGGGCAGGTGCCGATGCGCAACGGCCAGCCCGCGGCCCCCGACATCGCCGGGCAGACGCATGCGGCGATCGACATGATCGAGGAGATCCTTGCGCGCGCCGGTTGCAGGCTCGAGGACGTGGTCAAGACCACGGCATGGCTGGTGGATGGCTCCGACTATCCGCTCTTCAATGCGGCCTACGGCGAGCGCTTCCGGCCGGACCGTGCACCGGCGCGATCGACCGTGCTGGCCGGCTTGATCGCGCCGGTGCGCGTCGAGATCGAAGCCGTGGCCATCGTCCGCACCGTGCCATCCCGGCAGGCACAGGGCTACTTACCTTCTTCTGCGATTTGA
- a CDS encoding tripartite tricarboxylate transporter substrate binding protein, giving the protein MKSIHSRCRRFALRGALTLALAALMPAWAMAQAYPSRPIRIVVPFPPGGSTDVLARRIGEKLAVAFGQPVIVDNRAGAGGTLGADHVAKSAPDGYTLLMGVTGTNAISGALYPKLPYDVAKDFAPVSLVVSAPLVLVRHPGFAAATVQEVVAAAKARPGSISYGSPGNGTSMHLTGEMFKLSAKASLLHIPYRGSAGALTDLMGGQIDTMFGDFLVVWPQVEAGKVMPIAVTSRQRHKMLPNVPTVAESGYPGFEALSWQGLFAPSGTPPAVVDQLNREVNKVLASADIQEYFGSRGFTLGGSSAVDFGTFIRGEIDKWTRIVKASGAKPD; this is encoded by the coding sequence ATGAAATCCATTCACTCCCGCTGCAGGCGTTTCGCCCTTCGCGGCGCCTTGACCCTGGCCCTGGCCGCGCTGATGCCTGCATGGGCGATGGCGCAGGCCTATCCCTCCAGGCCGATCCGCATCGTCGTGCCTTTCCCGCCGGGCGGCAGCACCGATGTGCTCGCGCGCCGCATCGGCGAGAAGCTGGCCGTCGCGTTCGGCCAGCCGGTGATCGTCGACAACCGCGCGGGCGCGGGCGGCACCCTGGGTGCGGACCATGTCGCCAAGTCTGCGCCCGACGGCTACACGCTGCTGATGGGGGTGACCGGCACCAACGCGATCAGCGGCGCGCTGTACCCGAAGCTGCCCTATGACGTGGCCAAGGATTTCGCGCCCGTCTCGCTGGTGGTGTCGGCGCCGCTGGTGCTGGTGCGCCATCCGGGCTTTGCGGCGGCGACCGTGCAGGAGGTCGTTGCCGCCGCCAAGGCCAGGCCGGGCTCGATCAGCTATGGCTCGCCCGGCAACGGCACCTCGATGCACCTGACCGGCGAGATGTTCAAGCTCTCGGCCAAGGCCTCGCTGCTGCACATTCCCTACCGCGGCAGCGCGGGCGCGCTGACCGATCTCATGGGCGGGCAGATCGACACCATGTTCGGCGACTTTCTCGTGGTCTGGCCCCAGGTCGAAGCGGGCAAGGTGATGCCGATTGCCGTGACCTCGAGACAGCGCCACAAGATGCTGCCGAACGTGCCCACCGTCGCCGAGAGCGGCTACCCCGGCTTCGAGGCGCTGTCGTGGCAGGGCCTGTTCGCGCCGTCAGGGACGCCGCCGGCCGTGGTCGACCAGCTCAACCGCGAGGTGAACAAGGTGCTGGCGAGCGCCGACATCCAGGAGTATTTCGGCTCGCGCGGCTTCACGCTCGGGGGCAGCAGCGCGGTCGATTTCGGCACCTTCATCCGCGGCGAGATCGACAAGTGGACCCGCATCGTGAAAGCTTCCGGCGCCAAGCCCGACTGA
- a CDS encoding hydantoinase B/oxoprolinase family protein — MNAAHVTAQMEPVRLALQGAVDRMQGGMMRAAYSSIAREGGDCAAALFLPDGRLVAQARSLPLLLGSLIPAVAGVLRRFPAAGMAQGEGYLMNDPWSGGTHLPDLIVVRPVLQQGVVIALAATCMHHQDVGGMAPGSIPPNATEIYQEGLRLPPLRWRTAAGPEDGVTAILEANSRTPANLRGDLAAQWSAVSLGARELGALAVRTGALFAPVCDALIAQAEQMTRAALRAAPDGEWTWEDQLDGDGIDAVPVRIAVRLRKQGDAIDIDFAGSSPQVRGPVNASPASVLSAALFFMRTLAPEAPNNAGCLAPLRLHLPPGSVVNPDLPAAVNARTATVKLACNAMLGAWSQAGAGVSVAPHAGVATVMSISGVRDDGQRWMLTEIIASGAGASALGPGRSGVSTDIGNARNTPVEVLETEAPLRVECYAIREGSGGGGLHCGGHGVRRVYRLLEGRAQVSYRGERHASQARGVQGGGPGASSAARMLRADGSVEVLGARARIDWHAGDRLVIETAGGGGWGEAPASAQSLSRNPADPANQGTNR, encoded by the coding sequence ATGAACGCCGCACACGTCACCGCGCAGATGGAACCGGTGCGGCTTGCGCTGCAGGGCGCGGTCGATCGCATGCAGGGCGGCATGATGCGGGCCGCCTATTCCTCCATTGCCCGCGAGGGCGGCGACTGTGCTGCCGCGCTGTTCCTGCCCGATGGCCGGCTGGTGGCGCAGGCGCGTTCGCTGCCGCTGCTGCTGGGCTCGCTGATTCCCGCGGTCGCGGGCGTGCTGCGCCGCTTTCCGGCCGCCGGCATGGCGCAAGGGGAGGGCTACCTGATGAACGATCCGTGGTCGGGCGGCACGCACCTGCCGGACCTGATCGTCGTGCGCCCCGTGCTGCAGCAGGGCGTGGTGATCGCGCTCGCGGCCACCTGCATGCACCACCAGGACGTGGGCGGCATGGCGCCGGGATCGATCCCGCCGAATGCCACCGAGATCTACCAGGAAGGCCTGCGCCTGCCGCCGCTGCGCTGGCGCACGGCGGCCGGCCCCGAAGACGGCGTGACTGCGATCCTCGAAGCCAACAGCCGTACACCGGCCAACCTGCGCGGCGACCTCGCGGCGCAATGGTCGGCCGTGAGCCTGGGCGCGCGCGAGCTCGGCGCGCTGGCGGTGCGCACGGGCGCGCTGTTCGCACCGGTCTGCGATGCACTGATCGCGCAGGCCGAGCAGATGACGCGCGCGGCCCTGCGCGCCGCGCCCGATGGCGAGTGGACGTGGGAAGACCAGCTCGACGGCGACGGCATCGATGCCGTGCCGGTGCGCATCGCGGTCAGGCTGCGCAAGCAGGGCGATGCGATCGACATCGACTTCGCGGGCAGCTCGCCGCAGGTGCGCGGGCCCGTCAACGCATCGCCGGCCAGCGTGCTCTCCGCGGCGCTTTTTTTCATGCGCACGCTCGCGCCCGAAGCGCCGAACAACGCCGGCTGCCTCGCGCCCCTCAGGCTGCACCTGCCGCCGGGCAGCGTCGTGAACCCCGATCTGCCCGCCGCGGTGAATGCGCGCACGGCCACGGTCAAGCTGGCCTGCAACGCCATGCTCGGCGCATGGTCGCAGGCCGGTGCAGGCGTGTCGGTGGCGCCGCATGCGGGCGTGGCCACGGTCATGTCGATCAGCGGCGTGCGCGATGACGGACAGCGCTGGATGCTGACCGAAATCATCGCGAGCGGCGCCGGTGCGAGCGCGCTCGGCCCCGGGCGATCGGGTGTCTCGACCGATATCGGCAACGCACGCAACACGCCCGTCGAAGTGCTCGAAACCGAGGCGCCCCTGCGCGTGGAGTGCTACGCCATCCGCGAAGGCTCGGGCGGTGGCGGCCTGCATTGCGGCGGCCACGGCGTGCGCCGCGTCTATCGCCTGCTCGAGGGCCGCGCACAGGTGTCCTACCGCGGCGAGCGCCATGCCAGCCAGGCGCGAGGTGTCCAGGGCGGCGGGCCGGGCGCATCGTCGGCCGCGCGGATGCTGCGCGCCGACGGCAGCGTCGAGGTGCTGGGTGCCAGGGCACGCATCGATTGGCATGCCGGCGATCGCCTCGTGATCGAAACCGCCGGCGGCGGCGGCTGGGGCGAAGCGCCGGCCTCCGCGCAATCTCTGTCGAGGAACCCCGCCGATCCGGCGAACCAAGGAACGAACCGATGA
- a CDS encoding hydantoinase/oxoprolinase family protein — protein MQAATRPRWSIGVDMGGTFIDVVAAGSDGRLLSLKHPREAGKLAEPVLAAIDRLCAEHGIAPGEVARIVHGSTVVTNLLLEQNAPPIAVITTSGLRDVLTLARQDRRELYEPVIAPATPDAVLFPAHLRFEVDGRIDAQGREVAPLALEGFDGTAAAIAEAGVRAVAVCLLFSHRNARHELQLRALLRARCPQLLVSLSSEVDPKPREFERFLTTALDAYSKPLISDYLQALATALAGRGLPEPFLMRSEGGTGAWRDVAQRPVSLAMSGPCAALQGVAASLREGAGLPPSLLTIDVGGTSTDIGLVEDGRPAFAESLQCGALALRLRCADVESLSVGGGSLAEVLAGGALRLGPRSQGAWPGPAAYGLGGDRATLTDALCVLGRLPAMLAGGVALARDAAEAALARDVSGPLGISSGDAALAVVRTAASAMAEALKMRSFQRGLDPADTVLVAVGGGGAQHAAEVAELAGIRQVRVLPHAGVVAALGMLCALPADTVERSCEWAFDEAGLERAQRLAVELAPAAGAGRVRWSVALCDAGQEFPIDVAWHPASDTLDVLLQRFSARHARLRGAAPPSTAVQLRVLRAVFEQALPRPAPFAEDVAAPAAGAWQGLPDAGEGPRALFAAMTTVWVPQGWRWRRLGDDSLALGAVAMGDRA, from the coding sequence ATGCAGGCCGCCACGCGCCCGCGCTGGTCCATCGGCGTCGACATGGGAGGCACCTTCATCGACGTGGTGGCCGCGGGGTCCGACGGCCGGCTGTTGAGCCTCAAGCATCCGCGCGAAGCCGGAAAGCTGGCCGAGCCCGTGCTCGCGGCCATCGACCGCCTGTGCGCCGAACACGGCATCGCGCCCGGCGAGGTGGCCCGCATCGTGCACGGCTCCACCGTGGTCACCAATCTGCTGCTCGAACAGAACGCGCCGCCCATCGCCGTCATCACCACGTCGGGCCTGCGCGACGTACTCACGCTCGCGCGGCAGGACCGCCGCGAACTCTACGAACCCGTGATTGCACCGGCCACGCCGGACGCCGTGCTGTTTCCCGCGCACCTGCGCTTCGAGGTCGACGGGCGCATCGACGCGCAGGGCCGCGAGGTTGCGCCGCTGGCCCTGGAGGGCTTCGACGGCACTGCCGCAGCCATCGCCGAGGCAGGCGTGCGCGCGGTCGCGGTGTGCCTGCTGTTCTCGCACCGCAACGCGCGGCACGAACTGCAACTGCGTGCATTGCTGCGCGCGCGCTGTCCGCAGCTGCTCGTGTCCCTGTCGAGCGAGGTCGATCCCAAGCCGCGCGAGTTCGAGCGCTTTCTCACGACCGCGCTCGATGCCTACAGCAAGCCGTTGATCAGCGACTACCTGCAGGCGCTGGCGACGGCGCTGGCCGGCCGCGGCCTGCCCGAGCCCTTTCTGATGCGCTCCGAGGGCGGCACCGGCGCCTGGCGCGACGTGGCGCAGCGCCCGGTGAGCCTGGCGATGTCCGGTCCCTGCGCGGCCTTGCAGGGTGTTGCCGCGAGCCTGCGTGAGGGGGCCGGGCTGCCCCCGTCCCTGCTGACGATCGATGTCGGCGGCACCAGCACCGACATCGGCCTGGTCGAGGACGGCCGGCCGGCTTTCGCGGAGTCGCTGCAGTGCGGCGCGCTCGCGCTGCGGCTGCGCTGCGCGGACGTGGAGTCGCTGTCGGTCGGAGGCGGCAGCCTGGCCGAGGTGCTGGCCGGCGGCGCGCTGCGCCTCGGCCCGCGCTCGCAGGGGGCATGGCCCGGGCCCGCGGCCTACGGGCTCGGCGGAGATCGCGCAACGTTGACGGATGCGCTGTGCGTGCTCGGGCGCCTGCCCGCCATGCTGGCGGGCGGCGTCGCGCTGGCGCGCGATGCGGCCGAGGCCGCACTGGCCCGCGATGTGTCGGGCCCGCTGGGAATTTCTTCCGGGGACGCCGCGCTGGCCGTGGTGCGCACGGCGGCCAGTGCGATGGCCGAGGCCCTGAAGATGCGCAGCTTCCAGCGCGGCCTGGATCCCGCCGACACCGTGCTGGTCGCGGTGGGCGGCGGCGGCGCCCAGCACGCGGCCGAGGTGGCCGAGCTCGCCGGCATCCGCCAGGTGCGGGTGCTGCCGCATGCGGGCGTGGTGGCGGCGCTCGGCATGCTGTGCGCGCTGCCCGCGGACACGGTCGAGCGCAGCTGCGAATGGGCTTTCGACGAGGCCGGACTCGAACGCGCACAGCGGCTTGCGGTCGAGCTCGCACCTGCGGCCGGCGCGGGCCGGGTGCGCTGGAGCGTCGCGCTGTGCGATGCAGGGCAGGAGTTTCCGATCGATGTCGCCTGGCATCCCGCGTCCGACACGCTCGATGTGCTGCTGCAGCGCTTCTCGGCGCGCCACGCACGGCTGCGCGGTGCGGCGCCGCCGAGCACGGCGGTGCAGCTGCGTGTGCTGCGCGCGGTGTTCGAGCAGGCCTTGCCGCGTCCGGCGCCTTTTGCCGAAGATGTTGCCGCGCCCGCTGCGGGCGCATGGCAGGGCCTGCCCGATGCCGGCGAAGGTCCGCGTGCCTTGTTCGCCGCGATGACCACCGTCTGGGTGCCGCAGGGTTGGCGATGGCGCCGGCTCGGCGACGATTCGCTGGCGCTCGGGGCCGTGGCCATGGGAGATCGCGCATGA
- a CDS encoding NAD(P)/FAD-dependent oxidoreductase yields MHIAVIGTGIVGVCTGAWLQRDGHRVTFIDPLDAGEACSFGNAGSLSPSACLPVGMPNMWKRVPRWLLDPLGPLTVRWPHAPAVLPWLLRMLRHSTPEEVTRIATALRSLLAPIFDCYEPLLAHAGAQQLVRRSGCLYVYSSREVAAQWQWGMNLRRSLGVNLVDVERDELEHLEPDLKGRFRFGILAPDNGSTSDPSALVKALHARCVIDGARHERRSATGFEKQGGRVTGVRFDRGEPLAADGVVLAAGAWSAPLAAQLGSRVPLETQRGYHVTVHSSNLGLRHTVMAVEHNLMVNPMAMGLRLAGTVEFAGLEAPPNYARADALLAQGRQLFPHLDTSEVSRWMGHRPSMPDSLPVVGRAGGADNAWLAFGHGHMGMCMGASTGREIAHLVAGRPPQVDLHPFRADRF; encoded by the coding sequence ATGCACATCGCCGTCATCGGAACCGGAATCGTGGGCGTCTGCACAGGCGCCTGGCTGCAGCGCGACGGCCATCGGGTCACCTTCATCGATCCGCTCGACGCCGGCGAGGCCTGCTCGTTCGGCAACGCAGGTTCGCTCTCGCCCAGCGCCTGCCTGCCGGTCGGCATGCCCAACATGTGGAAGCGCGTGCCGCGCTGGCTGCTGGATCCGCTCGGCCCGCTCACGGTGCGATGGCCGCACGCGCCGGCCGTGCTGCCCTGGCTGCTGCGCATGCTGCGGCACTCGACGCCGGAGGAAGTCACGCGCATTGCCACCGCGCTGCGCAGTCTCCTCGCGCCGATCTTCGACTGCTACGAACCCCTGCTTGCGCACGCCGGAGCGCAGCAGCTGGTGCGGCGCAGCGGCTGTCTCTACGTCTATTCGTCGCGCGAGGTCGCGGCGCAATGGCAGTGGGGCATGAACCTGCGCCGCTCGCTCGGCGTGAACCTGGTGGACGTGGAGCGCGACGAACTCGAACACCTGGAGCCTGACCTGAAGGGGCGCTTCCGCTTCGGCATCCTGGCGCCCGACAACGGGTCCACCTCGGACCCGTCCGCGCTGGTGAAGGCGCTGCATGCGCGCTGCGTGATCGATGGCGCGCGCCACGAGCGGCGCAGCGCCACCGGCTTCGAGAAGCAGGGCGGCCGGGTGACGGGCGTGCGCTTCGACCGCGGCGAGCCGCTTGCGGCCGACGGCGTGGTGCTCGCGGCGGGCGCCTGGTCGGCGCCGCTGGCTGCGCAGCTCGGCAGCCGCGTCCCGCTCGAGACGCAGCGCGGCTATCACGTCACCGTGCACAGTTCCAACCTGGGCCTGCGCCACACCGTGATGGCTGTCGAGCACAACCTGATGGTCAACCCGATGGCGATGGGCCTGCGCCTGGCCGGCACCGTGGAGTTCGCGGGCCTCGAGGCACCGCCGAACTACGCGCGCGCGGATGCGTTGCTGGCGCAGGGGCGCCAGCTGTTCCCGCACCTCGACACCTCCGAGGTCTCGCGCTGGATGGGCCACCGGCCCTCGATGCCCGACAGCCTGCCGGTGGTCGGCCGCGCGGGCGGCGCCGACAACGCATGGCTGGCCTTCGGACATGGCCACATGGGCATGTGCATGGGGGCCAGCACGGGCCGCGAGATCGCGCACCTCGTGGCGGGGCGGCCGCCGCAGGTCGACCTTCATCCCTTCCGGGCGGACCGTTTCTGA
- a CDS encoding LysR family transcriptional regulator: MNISFRQMRAFSAVARAGSFTAAGRQLNLTQSAVSMLLQQLEESLGVQLFDRGATVTLTEAGQQLLPLARRILDDVNQVVEGASDLRSLRTGLLRVVAPQMLACTWLSAVLGEFEAAHPDIGLRMTDATTDDVVGTVRRGEVELGVGPERPSGEDVTRSFLMDVPIRMVCSARHRLANRRAVSWDELRDERWVIYSSEFNRHLERILQAHDTSLSMQTAAEVGYLTTALALVGVGTGLAAVPDYARMFAGNFDVRFMPLRGPEIRRQFFIYQRRGMALSPAAQAFVAMMHRRAGRPAARAKAWR, encoded by the coding sequence ATGAACATCAGCTTTCGGCAGATGCGCGCCTTTTCCGCAGTCGCGCGCGCGGGCAGCTTCACGGCAGCGGGCCGGCAGCTGAACCTCACGCAATCGGCCGTGAGCATGCTGCTGCAGCAACTGGAAGAATCGCTGGGCGTCCAGCTCTTCGACCGCGGCGCGACCGTGACGCTGACCGAGGCGGGCCAGCAGCTGTTGCCACTGGCCCGCCGCATCCTCGACGACGTCAACCAGGTCGTCGAAGGCGCGTCGGACCTGCGCTCGCTGCGCACCGGACTGCTGCGCGTGGTGGCACCACAGATGCTGGCCTGCACCTGGCTCAGTGCGGTGCTCGGCGAGTTCGAGGCGGCGCACCCCGACATCGGCTTGCGCATGACGGACGCGACCACCGACGACGTCGTGGGCACCGTGCGGCGCGGCGAAGTGGAACTGGGCGTGGGCCCCGAGCGCCCGAGCGGCGAGGACGTGACCCGCAGCTTCCTGATGGACGTGCCGATCCGCATGGTCTGCTCCGCGCGCCACCGGCTGGCCAACCGGCGCGCGGTGTCGTGGGACGAGCTGCGCGACGAACGCTGGGTGATCTATTCGAGCGAATTCAATCGGCATCTGGAGCGCATCCTGCAGGCGCACGACACCTCGCTGTCGATGCAGACCGCCGCCGAGGTCGGCTACCTCACCACCGCGCTGGCGCTCGTCGGCGTGGGGACCGGCCTTGCCGCCGTGCCCGACTATGCGCGGATGTTCGCGGGCAATTTCGATGTGCGCTTCATGCCGCTGCGCGGACCGGAGATCCGGCGCCAGTTCTTCATCTATCAGCGTCGCGGCATGGCGCTTTCGCCCGCAGCGCAAGCCTTCGTCGCCATGATGCACCGGCGTGCCGGCCGGCCCGCGGCGAGGGCGAAGGCCTGGCGCTGA
- a CDS encoding porin, which produces MDMRARACLAAGLATASLGACPAFAQGAPAEGASIYGVLDEYVGSLRRSDQPGRTKVLNSGGMTTSFWGVRGTEDLGGGLQAFFALESFIQADSGTFGRTSADPYFSRNSYVGLGGAYGQLSLGRQTNALYAATGNFNPFLASANLSPVMLQVWNTGYNRAVLGDSVWDNTIQYASPEVAGFRVSAAYGLGEVADRPGRHNLNLTVNYANGPFAAVISAQQVKVGPGLAAPIASQKAQMAGLSYDVGMVKVYGQYFHTDTPDIRTQTRTTQLGVAVPAGAGRVMASVARTQRDTPLADARRTTAALGYDHHLSKRTDLYAVYLSDRLTGYARRGSLALGVRHRF; this is translated from the coding sequence ATGGATATGCGCGCTCGCGCCTGCCTTGCGGCAGGTCTCGCAACAGCTTCGCTCGGGGCCTGCCCGGCCTTTGCACAGGGCGCGCCGGCAGAAGGCGCAAGCATCTACGGCGTGCTCGACGAATACGTGGGTTCGCTGCGCCGCAGCGACCAGCCCGGCCGCACCAAGGTCCTGAACAGCGGCGGCATGACGACTTCCTTCTGGGGCGTGCGGGGCACCGAAGACCTGGGCGGCGGCCTGCAGGCGTTCTTCGCACTGGAGAGTTTCATCCAGGCCGACAGCGGCACGTTCGGAAGGACATCGGCCGATCCCTATTTCTCGCGCAATTCCTATGTCGGCCTCGGCGGCGCCTACGGCCAATTGAGCCTGGGCCGGCAGACCAACGCGCTCTATGCGGCCACGGGCAACTTCAATCCCTTCCTCGCCTCCGCCAACCTGAGCCCGGTCATGCTGCAGGTCTGGAACACGGGCTACAACCGCGCGGTGCTGGGCGACAGCGTCTGGGACAACACCATCCAGTACGCCTCGCCCGAGGTGGCAGGGTTCCGGGTGTCCGCGGCGTACGGACTGGGCGAAGTGGCGGACCGGCCCGGCCGGCACAACCTGAACCTGACCGTCAACTACGCGAACGGCCCGTTCGCCGCGGTGATCTCCGCCCAGCAGGTGAAGGTGGGCCCGGGCCTTGCCGCGCCCATCGCAAGCCAGAAGGCGCAGATGGCTGGACTCTCGTACGACGTCGGCATGGTGAAGGTCTACGGCCAGTACTTTCACACCGACACACCCGACATCCGCACCCAGACCCGCACCACCCAGCTCGGCGTCGCGGTGCCCGCGGGCGCGGGCCGGGTGATGGCGTCGGTGGCCCGGACGCAGCGCGACACGCCGCTGGCCGACGCGCGCCGCACCACGGCAGCGCTCGGCTATGACCACCATCTTTCCAAGCGCACCGACCTCTACGCCGTCTATCTCTCGGACCGTCTCACGGGATATGCGCGGCGGGGGAGCCTCGCGCTCGGCGTGCGGCACCGCTTCTGA